The Corynebacterium felinum DNA segment GACGATGAATGCGCTGGCGTGGGGTGGTACGCCCCGCCTCATCACGCTTGGCGCGGGCGCGTTCACTGCCGGGGTCTTGAGCTTTTTCAAGACGTTCGCGTAAATCCGCCAGCTTGGCAGCTGTAGTATCGAGACTCATCCCTTATTCCCTCATGACCTTTTAGTGTGTTGCCTGCAGCACGCTGATGCGCTGAGTGAGCGCTATGCCCACCTTGCCAATCTCCGGCTCATCAACCACCGCGAGGTGATCGCCGGAAAGCTGCACAATTTCCAAATCATTTACGATACTCGACCAACCCCCGTCGTAGGCAATCTCCGCATAGGCTGGCTCCAACTCGATAGCACCATCGTGCATCTTCTCGGCGCGGAATAGCATCACGGGCACCTCAACATCCGCCCAGCGGTGCATGTCGATCTTGTCCAAAATGCGGTTATCCACAAACGATGCGCGCTGATGCTCCAGCACACCGGCGGAAAGCCCATGCTCAGAGGCGTCGGTGTTGGTCAGGAAGTCTGCCATCATGGCAAGCAGCGCATCCTCGCCTGCGGTTTCCAGCAGCTCATAAGGAACTGGGAAGTCCAGGTCGTAGGTCTTCTTCGCGAAAGCGGAGTAGCGCTCCCAACGCTTCTTGGTTTCTTCCAGGGTGTCTGGCACAGGGTTGGCTGGCTGCACGGTGTCGAGCAGCGCAATCGTGGCAACTTCAACATCGGTGTTGCGCAGCTGGTAGGCAACTTCGTAGGCCAGCACACCGCCGAAGCTCCAGCCACCCAGCACAATGGGTAGGCCGTCGGAGTACTGCTTGATTTCATCGAGGTAGGCTGCGGCGCGGTCTTCGAGGCTTCCCTCCAGTCGCTCCACACCGTAAACCGGCACATCGGCGGGCAGTCGGCGCATCAGCGGCTGGTATACCACCGACGATCCGCCGGCTGGGTGGAACATGAATACAGCTGGTGCCCTCGATCCTTCGGGGCGGGCGCGCAGCACGCGAATGTTGCCCTCAACATCGGTTTCAAAAGCCTCGCGCACCATGTTGGCAAGAGCTTCTAAGCTCTCCGCCTGCTTCACGTCTTCCTCCGTGATGGTAGCGCCGGAGCGTTCGGTGAGTCGCTCTGCTATTGCCTGTGCTTGCTCATCGCTGATTACTGGAAGCGGCGAGGTCACACCGGCTGCTGCGGTGCCGATAATGCCGGCCCAGGTGCCAAAGACAAGACGTTCGGAGGCGTCACGTGGGGCAACGCCCACACCTTCGCCCTTCTGGGCAGTTGCTGCAGCATCGTGCGTATCGACGCTGGCATCTGCCACCTCATCATCGGCACTGGTGTCAGCGGCTGGGGTTGTGCTCGCGGTAGTTAAGCCCCCAAGGCGGTCAGCGACCTGCGCTTCCACCAGAGCAACTGCGTCAGCCACAGAGGCATCCCGTAGTGCTTGGACCTGCAGGTTCGGGATATCGAAGTCGTGCTCGATGCGGTTTTTAATGCGCATGCCCATCAGCGAGTCGAGTCCGAGGTCGATCAGTGGGAGTTCTTTGGGCAGGTCTTCGACGTCATAGCCCATGGCTTCGGACACGATGGTGCGCATGCGATCTTCGACCGTTTCGCCACTGTTCGGATCCCACTTGCCTGCTGGATCAGCACCGGTGTTTTCGGTGAAGCTCAAGGCTGGGACATCCTCGGCGGGGGCAAGGGCTGGGCCATCAAGCAGTGCTTCGCTGCTGGCACCGAGGGTGGTGGCGAAGCCTTCGGCGAGCAGGGTGGTTTCTGTGCCGTCGACAGAATAGACGCTGATCGAAATGCCGCCGAGGCTGTGCTGCGCCAGCACGCTTAATTCGCCGGTGACAGGCAGGGTGCCTTTTTCTTCCATGGCAACCACGCTGGCCTGCGGGTTCAGTTGCGCCACCACGGCTTCAACCAGCAATAGTGGTGCTGGGATATCTTCCGCACGGGCTTGGAATGCGACCTGCCCGCCCGGGAGGGTGACGTGTGCACCCAGCATGCCTTGGGAACGCCCTGAGCTCGGACGCGCGTTGGTCCAATAGCGTTGCTTCTTCCACGGAATTGTGGGGGCGTCGATGCGCTGGCCTGCGCCGTAGAGCAGGTCGAAGTTGATGGGGGCACCGGCAACATACAGCTTGGCTAGAAGTTCGGGGATCGAGTCGGTGGCTTCCACCTTGCGCTTGAGTGCGAACAGCAGTTGTGCATCTGGCTTGCCCACGCTGAAAGCGGTGTTCATCAGTGCAATCATGGACACGGGGTTCGGGGAGATTTCCACCAAGGTGGTGTGGCCGGCAGCGAAGGCTTGTTCGGTGGCGTCTTGGAACCACACGGATTGGCGGGTGCAGCGAGTCCAGTATTCAGAGTCGTGGATAATTGCGCCTGGCTGGTACACCATGCCGCGATCCACGGAGCTAAACAGTGGCAGCTTCAGTGGCAGCGGGGTCACCGCAGAGGTTTCAAAGGCGAGTTCACCGAGCAGTGGTTCTACCGCGCTGGTGTGGCCGGCACCCCTGACGTTAAGCAAGCGGGCAAATTTTTCTTCCGCCTCCAGCTTTTCCACGAGGGCAACCACTGCCTCGCGTGGTCCACCCACGGTGGTCATGCCTGGTGCGGCATACACGGCGGGTTCGATGCCAGCGAATTCAGGGTTTTCGGCGATGAATGTATCAAGTGCTTCCACGCTGAATTCCACCACGGCCATGGCGCCGAGTTGGTCTTCGGGGAGGGATTTTTCGCCCTCGCCCATGAGCCTGGAACGGTGGCAGGCAATGAGCATGGCGTCGTCGGCGCTAAGACCACCTGCGGCATAGGCTGCGGCGATCTCACCCATGGACATGCCCATTACTGCGGCAGGCTTCGCACCTAAGTGTGCAAGGTAGTCGGTGAGCGCGATTTGGATGGCGGTGATTGCGACCTGCGCTGTTTCGGTGTCGTAGGTTTGCTCATCGTCGTTGACGATATCGAGGATGGACCAGCCAGATTCGTATCCGACGATCTGATCCAGCTCAGCAAGGCGCTTCGCGAAGAATGGGGCGGCGGCGACTAGGTCTT contains these protein-coding regions:
- a CDS encoding type I polyketide synthase, whose protein sequence is MSVEQLAGWLREWVMKTTGLPKEEITDDKPMQSFGLSSRDVVILSGELENLLNVQLDATIAYEYPTIAGLSRRIIEGEPAHRTGAQRASSRSHTPLQASSPETHDIAIVGVAARYPGANNVDEMWSMLVEGRDGLGPLPLGRWSEYAGDEVTAKRMESLNLTGGYLDDIASFDAEFFGLSPLEAVNVDPQQRIILELTWEALEHAHIPANTLKGSNVGVYMGSSNNDYGMLITSDPAEAHPYALTGTASSIIANRVSYAFDFRGPSINVDTACSSSLVSLHHAVRDLREGAADVAVAGGVNILAAPFVSTAFGELGVFSPTGKIHAFSDDADGFVRSDGAGVLVLKRVGDAIADGDTILAVIKGSATNSDGHSNGLTAPNPEAQVDVLYRAYADAGVDPVQVDYVEAHGTGTILGDPIEATAIGQVLGAGRSNATPTLLGSAKTNFGHTESAAGAAGVIKVVLSMINNTLPPSLHFSAPNRYVDFDAEHIEVVQDPREWPEYSGKKLAGVSGFGFGGTNAHVVLSSFDPADYEVEQEITAPELVDAAIALPVSGLLPSRRRQAAAALADFLDGRSDDDLKKVARSLAKRNHGRSRAVVLSRSVDDAVKRLRLIADGKVTQNVAVADSPATNGPVFVYSGFGSQHRKMAKDLVAAAPFFAKRLAELDQIVGYESGWSILDIVNDDEQTYDTETAQVAITAIQIALTDYLAHLGAKPAAVMGMSMGEIAAAYAAGGLSADDAMLIACHRSRLMGEGEKSLPEDQLGAMAVVEFSVEALDTFIAENPEFAGIEPAVYAAPGMTTVGGPREAVVALVEKLEAEEKFARLLNVRGAGHTSAVEPLLGELAFETSAVTPLPLKLPLFSSVDRGMVYQPGAIIHDSEYWTRCTRQSVWFQDATEQAFAAGHTTLVEISPNPVSMIALMNTAFSVGKPDAQLLFALKRKVEATDSIPELLAKLYVAGAPINFDLLYGAGQRIDAPTIPWKKQRYWTNARPSSGRSQGMLGAHVTLPGGQVAFQARAEDIPAPLLLVEAVVAQLNPQASVVAMEEKGTLPVTGELSVLAQHSLGGISISVYSVDGTETTLLAEGFATTLGASSEALLDGPALAPAEDVPALSFTENTGADPAGKWDPNSGETVEDRMRTIVSEAMGYDVEDLPKELPLIDLGLDSLMGMRIKNRIEHDFDIPNLQVQALRDASVADAVALVEAQVADRLGGLTTASTTPAADTSADDEVADASVDTHDAAATAQKGEGVGVAPRDASERLVFGTWAGIIGTAAAGVTSPLPVISDEQAQAIAERLTERSGATITEEDVKQAESLEALANMVREAFETDVEGNIRVLRARPEGSRAPAVFMFHPAGGSSVVYQPLMRRLPADVPVYGVERLEGSLEDRAAAYLDEIKQYSDGLPIVLGGWSFGGVLAYEVAYQLRNTDVEVATIALLDTVQPANPVPDTLEETKKRWERYSAFAKKTYDLDFPVPYELLETAGEDALLAMMADFLTNTDASEHGLSAGVLEHQRASFVDNRILDKIDMHRWADVEVPVMLFRAEKMHDGAIELEPAYAEIAYDGGWSSIVNDLEIVQLSGDHLAVVDEPEIGKVGIALTQRISVLQATH